The following are from one region of the Corythoichthys intestinalis isolate RoL2023-P3 chromosome 17, ASM3026506v1, whole genome shotgun sequence genome:
- the snrpd3l gene encoding small nuclear ribonucleoprotein D3 polypeptide, like encodes MSIGVPIKVLHEAEGHIVTCETNTGEVYRGKLIEAEDNMNCQMSNITVTYRDGRVAQLEQVYIRGSKIRFLILPDMLKNAPMLKSMKNKNQGSGAGRGKAAILKAQVAARGRGRGGMGRGNMFQKRR; translated from the exons ATGTCAATCGGCGTGCCCATCAAAGTCCTGCATGAGGCCGAGGGCCACATTGTGACCTGTGAGACCAACACTGGAGAGGTGTATAGGGGCAAACTTATTGAGGCTGAGGACAACATGAACTGCCAG ATGTCTAACATCACAGTGACCTATCGTGATGGGCGGGTGGCCCAGCTGGAGCAGGTGTACATCCGCGGCAGCAAGATTCGCTTCTTGATTTTACCCGACATGCTAAAGAATGCGCCAATGCTGAAGAGTATGAAGAATAAGAACCAGGGCTCTGGTGCTGGGAGAGGAAAGGCTGCCATTCTCAAAGCGCAAG TGGCTGCAAGAGGCAGAGGGCGTGGTGGAATGGgaagaggaaatatgttccaaaaGAGACGATAA